The Cryptococcus gattii WM276 chromosome F, complete sequence genome segment TTATAATATTGACAATATATGTAAAAGCATTCTTTTTTAAGAACAAAACATAGCGCTTCGCAAAATAGATGTGTTTTGCTCCACACCTTCTGCTAACGGGGACTTCGTCTTTATGTCTGCTGCCATAGTTCTTCCTTCTGGCTGTGTCTGCAAATTGTGAATGAAGGAATATTAATTATTATGGAGTAGCATCCAGCGAACGGCGGCGATTCCCGCTTCTGGACGAAAAACCCGGACTGTGGTGGTTGTCGTTCTTGGTTATTTCGAAAATCAGTCCACCAAGACTGCGATCCACCATCTATCCCATACATTCAGTGGCAGTCCAGCTACCCATATACAATGCCCAGGCCATCGATCTCCACAGGTGCGGCATTTTTAACCCTGCCCGGCTCAGCTAATGCCCTTATAGCCCTCGCGAGGCTCTCCATCCGCTCCCTCCAAACTTCAGCGCCCCTCCCACCGCCAACGACTAGCctccctccttcctcctctaCCACCCCCATCCCTAACCTTCCGCCCCTCTTACCCTCCACGGCCCCATCCCCCCTCCCTTCATCCACCTCCGATGCTCTTTCTCTCATCAAATCACAATCTACCCCTTCCACAGGGCGATATATTCTTGCCAGGTTACATGCTCGAACCTacctcctccacccccGTGATATCCTCACCTTGCCTACCCTCAAGCCTCTCCAGGCCCCAGGGTCCACTTTGTCCCTCACGAAAATCCTTGAAGTTGGTTCTAGAGAGTACTCTCTCCGATCTCCTGCTGCTCAAGCAAAGGAGCTTAAGAAGGGCTTGACatggaaagagaagaagactgtCGAATTTGCTACCATACCCCCTGAGGTCGTCAGATGCGAGTTGACCGTTCTGGAGCACACAAAAAGCCCCATGGAGAGGttgctgaagaagaagaggagaaagggTTACAAGAAGACTATTGAGCACAAGCAAGGTTGGACGAGACTGAGGGTCGGAGACATCTTATTGGGTGAAGGGAATATGGTGAAGCCCGAGGGAATCCAAATCTAGCTTGTAGGGGAAATTTAGGCGATAGATGTATGGGTATATCCATTTCACAAAGATCATTAATAATTTACTATTGCAAACTACACGGAATCACACCCGGAAAATCGCCAAACGAGATGCCAACTCTTCCTCGTCGTCTATCGGGAAATAGCCTTCTTTGCTTGTCCGACCTGTGTAGTGTTGACCTTTGTCGCAAATCTCAGACTGCACAAGGTTTCACCCAAGTGCGTGGCTAGAGGAGACAAGTTACACAACATAAGAGTCTTGCTCGAGCCTGCACACGTATCAGCAAGTCGTTACAATCCGCCAAGGATTCAGAGACTGACCTGAAAGGCTGGTTTGCAGTAATCGAGTCAGAGTGGAATTTCTATAAGGCACATGTCCACCTTGCTGACCCTGCCCTAGGGCGCCGATCACATCTGCCAGGGCAGACAAGGACTTGTTAATGTTGATTGCCTCCTTCAAACGGTCCTTATTTTCTCCAGCACCAGATTTTTCTATTCTTTCGGAACCAGCCAGATCGACTGTATATTCGTTAATCTTTTTTTGTGATGTTCTGAAAAAGTCGTCCTTACCAAGATTGAGCATTGCCTCGCATTTTTCGTCTGTAACAGGGTTAACGCCCCTCACTTTCAAAGTGAATACAGAATGTGATCGAGAAGATCGCTCATTCATGAGTGTGGCGGCTACAGCCCGTCTGGACTGGGCACGCTCCAAGAGTGTGTGAACCTGTCTGGGATTACTCAGAGGTACTGTGAATTTTGGGTCAGCATACAATGCTGCCAAGGCAAGCGTTCAAGACACACCGCTGACGGCTTCAGTGACACTAATTTTGCCATCCTTATCGAGTTTGATCTCATGCTTCTTCGTGTCAAACTGGCCGTTGCCTAGCAGGTCATTGATCTATTTGACTTGTTAGCTGAACCGTCACGTTAAAGATCGAAGAGGTCACATACTACTTCATTGTAAACCTCCAAGAATTGTCCTTCCATTTGGTATTTCCATCCTCTGTCCTTCAGTTGGCCACTGACTTTGAAGATCATATCGATAGCTCGAGGAATCAACCCTGCATTCTCCTCGTCCTTTGATGATATCAGTTATTTACTATTTACCGCATGAGCTGCAAAAGTAACGCACCTGGGCACCTTCCATCGTCCATGATTTACCAGAGCCCGTTTGCCCGTACGCAAAGATACATACCTGCAATTCCATTAGTTGGGTGAAAAAGAGGCTGCAATGATCACTCACATTGTAGCCGTCCAGAACAGACTGAGCGAGCATGGAAATTTCCTCAAATACCTCCTTTTGGCCAGCCTTAGGAGCGAAGATCTGTATGTCATGTTAGGTAACTTCCAATACAGACGCTTCACTTCACAAGACTCGCCTTGTCGAATGTAAATTGATTGATCTGTTCTCTTTCTTTGCCTGTGGCACTTTCAGACTTAGATGTCACCACGATCTGACTTTGACCCGTTTCTTGCGCTGTACGCTCATCACCATAGGCAATATCAGCCACCCCCTCCGGGTTGCTCAGTTCATGCGCTGCGTCAATCAGTCAATGGCCCGAACTCCACAAATAAAAACACTCACGCAAGACAGGCCTGACCCTCGCAAACACTCTGATATTGCCCTTTAGCTCCTGCACCTGGTTGTGAAGCTTTCTCCTGATTGTCTCCGCCGTTCTTAATTCTTCTTCGATCTCGGCAATTCGTCTatccctctcttcttctgcttctcGTACCTTTTTCTCCGCTTTCAATTCTGCATCGCGTGCTCGATCTTGTCCGACTTGAAGCTCAGCCTTCATGGCAGAGACAGCGAGCGTTGCACGCTCAACCTCTGACTGAAGGTTAGTGAGCTGTGTTTGCGACGCAGAAAGTTGAGCTTCAAGGGTGAGATGTCTGGTGGACTGCTCCGCAAGCTGGACTTTCAATGCTCTCACGATATCCCTTTCTCTACTGAGctcatctcttccatcccGCAGCTCGTCCTCCAAattttccttctctctgTCCTTTCTTGCGATTGCCCTTTCCAGTTCATCGACCTCGCGAGCATGTGATGAGCGCAGAGCGGCAATCTCCTCAGAAGCAGATGTCAGATCAAGACGGGCTGCACGTTCGGTCATTTGGGTGgactgaagaagagcttgGAGGCTCTCTTGAGATGACTGAAGAGTTGAAACTGCATCTGAAGTTAGTTGTCCGTTTCATGTTAAATTTCTGACATACTCTTAGCTTGCCTAAAAACCAGTCAGCAAGAAGGTACAAGAGTTTTGAGGGACTCTGATCGACTCACTCTGCTTCAaagagatgatggaagTTACCCAGCATCATTTCGACATTTTCCAATCGTCCGTCATGGTCCTGATAATAATTAATTTCAATTCGAGTCTTGTGCTGTCCTCTATATACACACCTTTACAGCTCCAGATGTAGCAGGTACACGAGCACCAAGCCTTGTACTAGGGCCTGTACTTCTACCAAGGGCGCTGCCAGCTCTAGTCATTGCTCCCAGTCTAGAGGTTCCCGCTGCGGTCGGAGGTCTGGCGGGCGGGGCGAGACCTGATCTGCTCCTGCTGCCTGTAGGTCGCACAGTAGCTCCCGAAGATGATGCAGAAGAAGCACTACCAGAACTACCCGTAGTCCTTCTAGTGGATACACCCAAAGATGCTGTCGGCCTTGACGCAGGTGCTTTTGGTTTCGGCACGAATCCGCCCGAAGTGGGCTTTCTTTGAGAAGTTCTCAAGCCTGCGGATGCAGCAGCGCCCATAGTCGACTTTCCCAGAGTACTTACAGGGACAGGCGGTGCTCCACCAGATATTGATCTCTTGGCTACTGGAGGACGCATTGGTGACGATGGCATCTTTCGCTTGCTGATGCCGGTGTTTGCATTGTTGTCTGAGGTAAGAGGTGGCATGTGTGGGATGGAGGAAGCGGCAGAAGCGACTGGGATGGAAGATGGCTTTGTGGGAGACGCCAAGCGTGGAAGCCTTGATAGGAGTTGTGGGTTGTTTTCCTGCTCCATGATCTCTAGATGATGTTGTTGTGAACTGAGGAATGTTCGAAATGGCTGCCCGAAAGACAGCCGCGATTTGTTTGTTGTGATCCCGTCCAAGACCAATTACGTAACCTAATTAACAATACCCCAAATTAAGTTAATTAACGGTTATCTCTAGTCGAAGGTCCTCTACTGACGCTTCGTTTTTCCGGCGTCTTGATTGAGTCGTCTCTGcctttctttctcttctttctctcttccttcatccATACATCATGCTCCGACGTTCCCATATCCCTCGTGCAGTCCTCAATATCAGCAGGGTACCCGCATCCCGTGCTTTTACAAAGccctctctccctctctccGCCTCCTCTCAGCTCACTAAGAAGGACTCCAACAGCGTCCTCTTCGAGTTCGACGCCCACAAGGTCGGCAATGAGATCCGAAAAAGGGGCTTAGCCAACCTTTTGGGTGTCCAGAGGGAAGGCGGTATGGACCGCGTACGTTCCAGATCTTGAAGCTGGCTTGGTTGAAGATAAGCCTAAACGGACCAGGAGCTGATAAGAAACCTTAGGACACTATCATCCGTCTTCTTTACTCCCTTGGATCACGGCATGAAGTTGAACGATACCTTCGTATCTTCACCCAGTCCTCCAAGGCCTCTCCTGGAGGTGTGCTTCCCGAGGCCAAGTTTGCTGTCCTCAAGTACGTTCAGTTCTTCACTTGTAGTCATGTGACCAATCAGGCTAATGTTGCGTTCCCGTACAGGATCGGAGGCGCCATCCTTACCAACGAGCTCGAAGACCTTGccctttctctctctttcctcaacAGGCTTGGTTTATTCCCTGTAGTTCTCCACGGTGCCGGTCCTCAGCTGTAAGTCTTGGCACTTCGCTTGGTTATCATGACTAGGACTAATCGATGGCAGCAACGAGATTCTTGAGTCTGAGGGTGTTGTCCCCGACTACGAGGACGGTATCCGTATCACTGATGCAAAGACTCTTGCTGTCGCTCGTGTATGTCTCTAGCCAAATGAGCAATATCGTATACTGACGTTTCATAGCGAGTTTTCCTCCAAGAGAACCTCAAGCTCACTACCGCCCTTGAGCGCCTCGGTACCCGTGCTCGACCCATCCCTACCGGTGTTTTCACCGCCGACTACCTCGATAAGTCCAAGTATGGTCTTGTCGGCAAGATTACCCGTGTCGACAAGGCGCCCATCGAGGCTGCCATTAAGGCAGGATGCCTGCCTATCTTGACCAGTTTGGCTGAGAACGCTGAAGGTCAGATTTTGAACGTCAACGCCGACGTTGCCGCCGGTGAGCTCGCCCGAGTTCTCGAGGTAAGCCTTCACCTATGCTTTCAACGCCGGCAAGAAGGATGCTGACTATTCTCGCAGCCTATGAAGATTGTCTACCTCAACGAGAAGGGTGGTCTCTTCCACGGTGTTACTGGCAAGAAGATTTCCACCATCAACCTCGACGAAGAGTACGATGCCCTCATGAAGGAATCTTGGGTCAAGTTTGGCACCAAGCTCAAGATCCGAGAGATCAAGGAGCTCCTCGACACTCTTCCCCGCACTTCTTCTGTTGCCATCATCTCTACCGACATGCTCCAAAAGGAGCTCTTCACCGATGCCGGTGCGGGCACCTTGATCCGACGAGGTTACAAGCTTTACAAGCAACCCTCGGTCGAGGCTGTTGGCAGCACTCAGCTCCGACAAGTCTTTACGGAACGTGATCCTGAAGTCGAGTCTGGCCGCAAGTCCGTTGCCGAGATCTTCTCCGAGCTCAAGAACAGCCCTCACACCATTTACGGTGACGAGCCTTTCGACGTTGTTGCCGTCGTCTCCCACCCCCCAGGCGAGACTCCTGTGATGACCAAGTTCCTTCCCTCTCGTAACGGTATCCTCAACAAGATCGTCGACAACGTCTTTGATGCCATCAAGAAGGACCACAAGCGTCTCTTCTGGACTGCCAAGGCCGACGACGAGAACCGTGCCTGGCACTTTGAGCGAGCGGACGGCAGCTTTACTCGAGCGGGCAGGAGCTTGTTCTGGTATGGTGTTCCCGATGTGAAGGAAGTTGAGAGGATCATTGAGGGTTTTGAGGAGAATGGCAGGATTGAGAGGGTTTTCTTGCCTGTTGGCCCTAGCATCCCCCCTCACAGGCGAGCCGCTCCCGCCGCTGCCCCCGATGCTACCCCTGCTGGAGCCCGTGCCTTCTCTACCTCTGTCCGTCCTTCTCTCGCCGGTACTTCCAACACTAGCACCAGGGGCTACGCCACCGCTGTCGACGCTGCTCCTCGTAAGCGAGTTGCTCTTATTGGTGCCCGAGGCTACACTGGTCAGAACCTCATTTCTTTGATCGACAACCACCCCCACCTCGATCTCACTCATGTCTCTTCTCGTGAGCTTGCCGGTCTCCCTCTCAAGGACTACAAGAAATCTGCCGTCAATTACTCCAACCTTTCTGTTGAGGATGTGGGAAAGATGGCGGAGGCAAACGAGGTCGACGCTTGGGTGATGGCCCTTCCCAACGGTGTCTGCAAACCCTTTGTGGACGCCATTGACAAGGCCTCAAAGAAGGGTGGAAAGAGCGTAATTGTGGACCTCAGTGCGGACTACAGGTTTGAGAACGACTGGACCTATGGCTTGCCGGGTGAGAAGGCTGTTTCATTATAACAGGGTCCAGGAGGGATATATCTATGTCAATGTACATACGACTTTAATATCCATCCTAGACCCTAATTTAGTAGATGAAGAATGAATCAAAGCTGAAGCATGACTatctttttttctttgtTCTAGAGCTCTACGGCCGAGACCTTGTCAAGCAAGCCACTCGAGTTTCCAACCCTGGATGCTACGCTACCAACACCCAGCTTTTGCTTGCTCCTTTGATGCCTCACCTTGACAAGGTGCAGATGCCCTCTATCTTTGGTGTTTCCGGCTTCTCCGGTGCTGGTACCAAGAGTGGTGAGAAGGACGCCGAGGGCAGGCCCAAGACTGTTCCCAAAATTGTTCGTTGtgtttttctttctttATCTTTTGTTATTATTGGGCGTCGCGTTAATATTGCTTAAAAGTCGGCTGAGGACCTCAAGGGCGGCATCCGTCCGTACTCTCTTACTGACCACATTCACGAGCGTGAAGCCTCCCGAcatctttcttccctcATCCTTTCCTCTACAAACCCCTTCTCCCTCGCCTTCATTCCCAACGTCGCCCCTTGGTTCTCTGGTATCATCTCTGTCCTCACTGCTCCTCTGGACAAGAGCATGCGCGCGTCCGAAATCATCGAGTTGTACGAGGAAAAGTACGGCAAGGAACCTCTAGTCCAGATCCAAAAGACTGTGCCTGATGTGACCGAGGTCATGGGCAAGCACGGCTGGAGGGTTGGTGGTGTCCAGGTTCACAGCTCAGGCAAGAGggttgttgttgttgtaAGTCGGGTGCTCTGCGCAAGATGTTAAGACCAACGGACTGTGGCTAATGGGCGTGATAGGGCGCTTTGGACAACCTTCTCAAGGGTGCTGCCACTCAGGCCATGCAGGTGAGTTTACGTCTATGCGATAGAGTGGCCCGGTGTGCTGACTGTGGAACAGAACCTCAATCTTGCCCTCGGTTATGAGGAGCTTGCCGGTGTTCCCACCGACAAGTTCTAAAATGATTTGCGTCATTTAGAGTTTGATGGGAGATCAAGATATCCAGCAATTAATCTATGAAATGTTTTGGTGCACCATAAATCATATATCTAGCGATGCATTTGTTAAGATACGCTGAGCATCCAGGCCGGCATTGCGTGGTTTCATGCTGACTGAAATGATGGTGAATCGAAGGTGGAGGGTACGTTGACAGTCAAACCTTTCGTTATTGTGAAGACCAAAGGACACTGTCAATTGTGCCCTATATTATACCTTGATACTTTGCAGAGCTTTCCTTGCGACAGCCAAATGTTGCATGTCAACGCTGGAGTTACGCCGGATTCATCAGAAAAACACCTTTACTTCTACTACAGCCAACGGACTTAATCTAAGAATTGCTTCCGCCGGACGATATTATTGGGTCCCTGAGCAAACAAGGGGAGCGGGCAACGACTCTTGCTGCGACAAATGACAAAGTCAATCCGGGTGTCATCATCACCCACCATCGTCGTTCCTCTTTGGCAAATAAACAAGGATTCAACAAATAAGCAATAGAATCCTTATCCCGGGCCCGAATAGAGATTACTCAAGCCTAAAAGACAATAAAACTTGGCTGCAACATTACTGGTAATGGTCCAGAAGCTGTGAGACAGCATATATACATCTATACAACTCTCCATCATGAGCAGCATTAGCCGTCCATCGCTTGCCAACGACATTGCACTGTTACGCTCTATTCCGGCGTCTTCACTTCCCTTGACATCTGGTCAGTCAGAACCATCAGATTCACAAACACCCATGGAGGTTCTTCAAGCTTTCTCACCCTCCAGCGCCACGACTCAGTCATCGCAAGACTTGTCCAAGGCTTATATCAAAGAGATGAACGGGATCAAAGAGGTATatgagaggaaggaaggggaggaggTGGGTGAGAGGATTGATGGATTGCGTGCGCGGGGTGAGGAGATCCAGGAGGTGCTGCGCGACGTCAAGGCGTGATTATTGCATGCATACGGGTGGGACAGGCCGGCTAGGGGCGGTGACTGACATAAATAATGACGATGTACTTCACTATAGCACTTACGCGGTGGTCGTGTGAGCAGGGTATATTTAGTTGTATTATGCAACGTATCGGCTAGTGCGGTTTTTTCCCACGGTGCCGGATTAGGTTGTGATTAAGAATTTAAGATTTGGGCGTGTGATGATTTGTTGCGGGCCGCTGAAAGATTTCTTCCAGCTTGTGATTGTTATTCTGCGCTGGTTTTCTGCTCCCCGTGCTCCCTCCCACTCCCCCTTCCCCATAGATGCCTTCGCCCGCGCGCCCCTACTCCGCCCACAACAGCAACCACTACATAATACACGCCCAACATGCCATCTATAGCGCCCAAACACAGCAACAGTATGTCGTTCACAAACACCACCGCGCAGCGCTCACACCCACCAGCTTCACACCCTTTGCCCGCAAACTCAGCCCACCCATCTCCCACCCCTCGCAATCAATCCCGCACATCAAAATCCGCAAGCCGACCACGGACAAAGGCCTCAAATCAACGCAGCATCTTTTCCGATTCGGACTCTGAACTGTCGCCTCCTTCCtcggaagaagatgacGGTGAAGCGGAAGCTGATGAGAACGAACAGTACGACGAGGTTGTCACTCCACGAAAAGGCCAACATAAAGGCCGTGTAGCCCAAAATAATGTCACAAGCGTGGAAAAAagtggaaagaagaagactgcATCACAGAAcaaaaagggaaagaaggtcgtcggcaagaagaagagtcACCCAGTAGAGGTCGTAACCAAAACTACGACTACTGGTCCTGCCGGAcgagaaaagaagagatcTATCAAGTTGGAAGATGcggagagaagaagagcgagaGACGCAAAGTTTGATGTTGATGACGATTTCGGAAACACTGTAAGTATCTATGGAATATCAAATGTACATTGTCTAATAATTATAGACCCCCACGCCATCTCTCATTCAAGGCCGAGCAGTTCCTCCTGACGATTCGACATCGTCTTACGGCGATGATGAATCTGATAAGGGCGAATTGACAGAAGACGATCATTTAATAGCGGGGATCCCTGAAGCCTTCTTAGGACAAGAGGTCGAGGATTTGGCATATGGTGCAGGAGACATGGACGCCGAAATGATGACTTTCTGGGATGACGAGACagacgaggatgaggaagaagtgaGCTGTTACCGTACACCTACCTGTTTGCAAAACTGACATCCAACTAGGTGTTCATCAACCATCTTTCCGGATCCGAAGTCGATCGCCTGTCTCAGTCTTCTGTGTCTGCCGACTCTGATCAGTCCACTTCCGAATCCGAATCCGACGCTGAAGAGGTACTCGACGAATTTGGTTTCCCCATACCTTCCTCTGCACACTTTCCCATCGATGACACTGAAAGCGGTGAGGACCCAGGTCTCATTCTCATGGAAAATTGGGACGGCCAGTTTGTGCTCGTTCAACCACGCCAGGAGAGAAGTCGATCTCGCCATCGCACTGACCGTGGTTCTCGCACCGGCGG includes the following:
- a CDS encoding Kinesin, putative (Similar to TIGR gene model, INSD accession AAW44238.1); the encoded protein is MEQENNPQLLSRLPRLASPTKPSSIPVASAASSIPHMPPLTSDNNANTGISKRKMPSSPMRPPVAKRSISGGAPPVPVSTLGKSTMGAAASAGLRTSQRKPTSGGFVPKPKAPASRPTASLGVSTRRTTGSSGSASSASSSGATVRPTGSRSRSGLAPPARPPTAAGTSRLGAMTRAGSALGRSTGPSTRLGARVPATSGAVKDHDGRLENVEMMLGNFHHLFEAEQAKISTLQSSQESLQALLQSTQMTERAARLDLTSASEEIAALRSSHAREVDELERAIARKDREKENLEDELRDGRDELSRERDIVRALKVQLAEQSTRHLTLEAQLSASQTQLTNLQSEVERATLAVSAMKAELQVGQDRARDAELKAEKKVREAEEERDRRIAEIEEELRTAETIRRKLHNQVQELKGNIRVFARVRPVLPHELSNPEGVADIAYGDERTAQETGQSQIVVTSKSESATGKEREQINQFTFDKASLLPNMTYRSSLLRLAKRRYLRKFPCSLSLFWTATMYVSLRTGKRALVNHGRWKDEENAGLIPRAIDMIFKVSGQLKDRGWKYQMEGQFLEVYNEVINDLLGNGQFDTKKHEIKLDKDGKISVTEAVSVPLSNPRQVHTLLERAQSRRAVAATLMNERSSRSHSVFTLKVRGVNPVTDEKCEAMLNLVDLAGSERIEKSGAGENKDRLKEAININKSLSALADVIGALGQGQQGGHVPYRNSTLTRLLQTSLSGSSKTLMLCNLSPLATHLGETLCSLRFATKVNTTQVGQAKKAISR
- a CDS encoding Arg-6 protein, mitochondrial precursor, putative (Similar to TIGR gene model, INSD accession AAW44246.1), which encodes MLRRSHIPRAVLNISRVPASRAFTKPSLPLSASSQLTKKDSNSVLFEFDAHKVGNEIRKRGLANLLGVQREGGMDRDTIIRLLYSLGSRHEVERYLRIFTQSSKASPGGVLPEAKFAVLKIGGAILTNELEDLALSLSFLNRLGLFPVVLHGAGPQLNEILESEGVVPDYEDGIRITDAKTLAVARRVFLQENLKLTTALERLGTRARPIPTGVFTADYLDKSKYGLVGKITRVDKAPIEAAIKAGCLPILTSLAENAEGQILNVNADVAAGELARVLEPMKIVYLNEKGGLFHGVTGKKISTINLDEEYDALMKESWVKFGTKLKIREIKELLDTLPRTSSVAIISTDMLQKELFTDAGAGTLIRRGYKLYKQPSVEAVGSTQLRQVFTERDPEVESGRKSVAEIFSELKNSPHTIYGDEPFDVVAVVSHPPGETPVMTKFLPSRNGILNKIVDNVFDAIKKDHKRLFWTAKADDENRAWHFERADGSFTRAGRSLFWYGVPDVKEVERIIEGFEENGRIERVFLPVGPSIPPHRRAAPAAAPDATPAGARAFSTSVRPSLAGTSNTSTRGYATAVDAAPRKRVALIGARGYTGQNLISLIDNHPHLDLTHVSSRELAGLPLKDYKKSAVNYSNLSVEDVGKMAEANEVDAWVMALPNGVCKPFVDAIDKASKKGGKSVIVDLSADYRFENDWTYGLPELYGRDLVKQATRVSNPGCYATNTQLLLAPLMPHLDKVQMPSIFGVSGFSGAGTKSGEKDAEGRPKTVPKISAEDLKGGIRPYSLTDHIHEREASRHLSSLILSSTNPFSLAFIPNVAPWFSGIISVLTAPLDKSMRASEIIELYEEKYGKEPLVQIQKTVPDVTEVMGKHGWRVGGVQVHSSGKRVVVVGALDNLLKGAATQAMQNLNLALGYEELAGVPTDKF
- a CDS encoding Hypothetical Protein (Similar to TIGR gene model, INSD accession AAW44017.1); this translates as MPRPSISTALARLSIRSLQTSAPLPPPTTSLPPSSSTTPIPNLPPLLPSTAPSPLPSSTSDALSLIKSQSTPSTGRYILARLHARTYLLHPRDILTLPTLKPLQAPGSTLSLTKILEVGSREYSLRSPAAQAKELKKGLTWKEKKTVEFATIPPEVVRCELTVLEHTKSPMERLLKKKRRKGYKKTIEHKQGWTRLRVGDILLGEGNMVKPEGIQI